From Cronobacter turicensis z3032, the proteins below share one genomic window:
- the purK gene encoding Phosphoribosylaminoimidazole carboxylase ATPase subunit — translation MKQVCVLGNGQLGRMLRQAGEPLGIRVWPVGLDADPQAVPFAQSVITAEIERWPETALTRELARHNAFVNRDVFPLIADRFTQKQLLDKLNLPTAPWQLLANSSEWPQVFARLGELAIVKRRTGGYDGRGQWRLRAHETDMLPSECYGECIVEQGINFSGEVSLVGARAHDGSAVFYPLTHNLHQDGILRTSVAFPQASAAQQTQAEAMLRAIMDELNYVGVMAMECFVTPQGLLINELAPRVHNSGHWTQNGASISQFELHLRAVTGLPLPQPVVSGPSVMVNLIGTDLNYDWLKLPLVHLHWYDKEVREGRKVGHLNLSDAEATLIDATLEALAPLLPSEYASGIAWAQALLR, via the coding sequence ATGAAGCAGGTATGCGTGCTGGGTAACGGCCAGCTGGGCAGAATGCTGCGCCAGGCGGGCGAGCCGCTTGGCATTCGCGTCTGGCCGGTAGGGCTGGATGCCGATCCGCAGGCGGTGCCGTTCGCGCAAAGCGTTATCACAGCGGAAATTGAACGCTGGCCGGAAACCGCCCTGACCCGCGAACTGGCGCGCCATAATGCGTTCGTTAACCGCGACGTTTTCCCGCTTATCGCCGACCGTTTTACCCAGAAACAGCTGCTCGATAAGCTAAATCTCCCCACCGCGCCGTGGCAGTTGCTGGCTAATAGCAGCGAATGGCCGCAGGTGTTTGCGCGTCTCGGTGAGCTGGCTATCGTCAAGCGCCGCACCGGCGGCTACGACGGCCGCGGTCAGTGGCGACTGCGCGCGCACGAGACCGATATGCTGCCCAGCGAATGCTATGGCGAGTGCATCGTCGAGCAGGGCATTAACTTTTCCGGCGAGGTGTCGCTGGTCGGCGCGCGCGCCCATGACGGCAGCGCAGTCTTTTATCCGCTGACCCATAACCTGCATCAGGACGGCATTCTGCGCACCAGCGTCGCGTTCCCGCAGGCGAGCGCCGCGCAGCAAACGCAGGCGGAAGCGATGCTGCGCGCGATTATGGACGAGCTGAATTATGTGGGCGTGATGGCGATGGAGTGTTTCGTCACGCCGCAGGGCTTGCTGATTAACGAGCTGGCGCCGCGCGTGCATAACAGCGGCCACTGGACGCAAAACGGCGCGTCCATCAGCCAGTTTGAGCTGCATCTGCGCGCCGTGACCGGTCTGCCGCTGCCGCAGCCGGTAGTGAGCGGCCCGTCGGTAATGGTGAATCTGATTGGTACCGATCTGAATTACGACTGGCTGAAGCTGCCGCTGGTACATCTGCACTGGTATGACAAAGAGGTGCGTGAAGGGCGTAAAGTCGGGCATCTGAATCTGAGCGATGCCGAGGCGACGCTGATTGACGCCACGCTGGAAGCGCTCGCTCCGTTGCTGCCGTCGGAATATGCAAGCGGCATCGCCTGGGCGCAGGCGCTGTTACGATAA
- the cysS gene encoding Cysteinyl-tRNA synthetase yields the protein MLKIFNTMSRQKEEFKPIHAGEVGMYVCGITVYDLCHIGHGRTFIAFDVVARYLRFLGYKLKYVRNITDIDDKIIKRANENGEDFVALVDRMVAEMHNDFDALNILRPESEPRATQHIPEIIEIVEQLIARGHAYVAGNGDVMFAVESDADYGKLSRQDLEQLQAGARVEVADSKRNPMDFVLWKMSKPGEPSWPSPWGDGRPGWHIECSAMNCKQLGSHFDIHGGGSDLMFPHHENEIAQSTCAHDGEYVNYWMHSGMVMVDREKMSKSLGNFFTVRDVLQHYDAETVRYFLMSGHYRSQLNYSEENLKQARASLERLYTALRGTDRSVAAAGGEAFEARFIEAMDDDFNTPEAYSVLFDMAREVNRLKAEDSSAANQLAAHLRKLAAVLGLLEQEPEQFLQSGAQTNDDEVAEIEALIVKRLEARKAKDWAAADAARDRLNEMGIVLEDGPQGTTWRRK from the coding sequence ATGTTAAAAATCTTCAATACCATGAGTCGCCAGAAAGAAGAATTTAAGCCTATTCATGCCGGGGAAGTCGGCATGTACGTGTGTGGTATTACCGTTTACGACCTCTGTCACATCGGCCATGGTCGTACGTTTATCGCGTTTGACGTCGTCGCGCGCTACCTGCGTTTTCTCGGCTATAAGCTGAAATATGTGCGCAACATTACCGATATCGACGACAAAATTATTAAACGCGCTAACGAGAACGGCGAAGATTTTGTGGCGCTGGTGGACCGTATGGTCGCCGAGATGCACAACGATTTCGATGCGCTGAATATTCTGCGCCCGGAAAGCGAGCCGCGCGCGACGCAGCACATCCCGGAAATTATTGAAATTGTTGAGCAACTGATCGCACGCGGCCATGCGTATGTCGCGGGCAACGGCGATGTGATGTTCGCGGTGGAGAGCGACGCGGATTACGGCAAGCTCTCGCGCCAGGATCTGGAGCAGCTTCAGGCAGGCGCGCGCGTGGAAGTGGCCGACAGCAAACGTAACCCGATGGATTTCGTACTGTGGAAGATGTCCAAGCCGGGTGAACCGAGCTGGCCGTCGCCGTGGGGCGACGGGCGTCCGGGCTGGCATATTGAGTGTTCCGCGATGAACTGCAAGCAGCTCGGCAGCCATTTCGATATTCATGGCGGCGGCTCTGACCTGATGTTCCCGCACCATGAAAACGAAATCGCTCAGTCGACCTGCGCGCACGACGGCGAATATGTGAATTACTGGATGCACTCCGGGATGGTGATGGTCGATCGCGAGAAGATGTCCAAATCGCTCGGCAACTTCTTTACCGTGCGCGACGTGCTGCAACACTACGACGCCGAGACCGTGCGCTACTTCCTGATGTCCGGCCATTACCGCAGCCAGCTGAACTACAGCGAAGAGAACTTAAAGCAGGCGCGCGCCTCGCTTGAGCGTCTCTATACCGCATTGCGCGGCACTGACCGCAGTGTGGCGGCCGCAGGCGGCGAGGCGTTTGAAGCGCGTTTTATCGAGGCGATGGATGACGATTTCAACACCCCGGAAGCGTATTCGGTGCTGTTCGATATGGCGCGTGAAGTGAACCGCCTGAAAGCGGAAGACAGCAGCGCGGCGAATCAGTTAGCCGCGCATCTGCGTAAGCTTGCCGCCGTGCTGGGCCTGCTGGAGCAGGAGCCGGAGCAGTTCCTGCAATCGGGCGCGCAGACCAACGACGATGAAGTGGCGGAGATCGAAGCGCTGATCGTTAAGCGTCTGGAAGCGCGCAAAGCGAAAGACTGGGCGGCAGCAGATGCCGCGCGCGATCGTTTAAACGAGATGGGCATCGTTCTGGAAGATGGCCCGCAGGGCACGACCTGGCGACGTAAATAA
- the lpxH gene encoding UDP-2,3-diacylglucosamine hydrolase: MATLFIADLHLCPEEPAITAGFLRFLAGTAREADALYILGDLFEAWIGDDDPQPLHREIAAALRALVQFGVPCYFIHGNRDFLLGRRFARESGMQLLPEEHVLDLYGRRVLIMHGDTLCTDDAGYQAFRAKVHKPWLQTLFLALPLRLRRRIAARMRAGSKASNSQKDLAIMDVNPQAVVDTMERQQVQWLIHGHTHRPAAHTLEANGQPAHRVVLGAWHSEGSMIKVTPDDVELVAFPF, from the coding sequence GTGGCGACGCTCTTTATTGCAGATCTTCATCTGTGCCCAGAAGAACCGGCGATTACCGCCGGTTTTCTGCGTTTTTTAGCCGGTACAGCACGTGAAGCGGACGCGCTTTATATCCTGGGCGATCTTTTTGAAGCCTGGATCGGCGATGACGACCCGCAACCGCTGCACCGCGAGATAGCCGCCGCCCTGCGCGCGCTCGTTCAATTCGGCGTTCCCTGCTATTTCATCCACGGCAACCGCGATTTCCTGCTCGGCCGTCGCTTCGCCCGCGAAAGCGGCATGCAGTTGCTGCCGGAAGAACACGTGCTGGATCTCTACGGCAGACGCGTGCTGATCATGCATGGCGACACGCTGTGCACTGACGATGCCGGTTATCAGGCGTTTCGCGCCAAAGTTCATAAACCGTGGCTGCAAACCCTATTTCTCGCGCTCCCCCTGCGACTGCGCCGCCGTATCGCCGCCCGCATGCGCGCCGGCAGCAAAGCCTCCAACAGCCAGAAAGATCTCGCCATCATGGATGTCAACCCGCAGGCGGTGGTCGATACCATGGAACGCCAGCAGGTGCAGTGGCTCATTCACGGCCACACTCACCGCCCCGCCGCGCACACGCTTGAGGCGAACGGCCAGCCCGCGCACCGCGTGGTGTTAGGCGCCTGGCACAGCGAAGGGTCAATGATCAAAGTCACCCCCGACGACGTCGAACTGGTAGCCTTTCCGTTCTGA
- the ptsG gene encoding PTS system glucose-specific EIICBA component, with protein MGMSLITGFVKSLSKLSMIGRALMLPISLLPAAGLLLAFGDKFHLPLMMNAGGVIFDNLPLLFAIGSAVGLASESGIAALSAAVSVFIINITISTQLGITPEMAASGGKYAMVVGIPTLQMGVFGGLISGILAAWCYNRFHTLQLPEFLGFFSGKRFVAIAAAFLSFLLGLALPYVWQHIQAGIDALSVIVNGDNQAASTFIFGLVERALIPLGLHHIWYPSFWYSFGDYTTQTGQVIHGDQTIWFKMLEEGVKSFSSNTYQNAGKFMQGEFPLMLFALPAACLAMYHEASTKNKKIASGILFSAALTCFLTGITEPVEFTFIFVAPVLYVFNAIMAGLSYMCMYLLDAHIAKSFSAGLIDYISFGILPSFNGYQTHYLNAVIVGIPMAMIYYFTFRFVIRRFDVKTPGRVDVTASVDDKTDAELAGNIVGLLGGKENITSVGACITRLRLEVARSELVDKDGLNGLGARGVVFVGDNGIQVIFGARAQFIAQSLSGMTGK; from the coding sequence ATCGGTATGAGTCTGATAACAGGTTTCGTTAAATCGCTTTCAAAATTGTCGATGATAGGCCGCGCGCTGATGCTGCCTATTTCGCTGCTGCCCGCCGCCGGTCTGCTGCTGGCCTTCGGCGATAAATTCCATCTGCCGCTGATGATGAACGCGGGCGGGGTTATTTTCGATAACCTGCCGCTGCTGTTCGCCATCGGCTCCGCCGTCGGTCTGGCGTCGGAATCCGGCATCGCGGCGCTCTCGGCGGCGGTCTCGGTCTTTATCATTAACATCACCATCAGCACGCAGCTTGGCATCACGCCGGAAATGGCGGCGAGCGGCGGCAAATACGCCATGGTGGTCGGCATTCCGACGCTCCAGATGGGCGTGTTCGGCGGGCTGATTTCAGGCATTCTCGCCGCGTGGTGTTATAACCGCTTCCACACGCTGCAACTGCCCGAATTCCTGGGCTTCTTCTCCGGCAAACGGTTTGTGGCGATTGCCGCGGCGTTTCTCTCGTTCCTGCTGGGGCTGGCGCTGCCGTATGTGTGGCAGCACATTCAGGCGGGGATCGACGCGCTGTCGGTTATCGTCAACGGCGATAATCAGGCAGCCTCGACGTTTATCTTCGGGCTGGTGGAACGCGCGCTGATCCCGCTGGGGCTGCACCATATCTGGTATCCGTCGTTCTGGTATTCTTTTGGCGATTACACGACCCAGACCGGGCAGGTTATCCACGGCGACCAGACCATCTGGTTCAAAATGCTGGAAGAAGGCGTGAAAAGCTTCAGCAGCAATACCTACCAGAACGCCGGTAAATTTATGCAGGGCGAATTCCCGCTGATGCTCTTCGCGCTGCCGGCGGCGTGTCTGGCGATGTATCACGAGGCCAGCACGAAGAATAAGAAAATCGCTTCCGGTATTCTTTTCTCCGCCGCGCTGACCTGTTTTCTGACAGGGATCACGGAGCCGGTTGAATTTACCTTTATTTTTGTCGCGCCGGTGTTGTATGTATTTAACGCCATCATGGCGGGGCTTTCGTATATGTGCATGTATTTACTGGATGCGCATATCGCCAAATCGTTCTCCGCCGGGCTTATCGACTATATTTCGTTCGGCATCCTGCCCTCCTTTAACGGCTATCAGACGCATTATCTGAACGCGGTTATCGTCGGCATTCCGATGGCGATGATTTATTACTTCACCTTCCGCTTTGTGATCCGCCGTTTTGACGTGAAAACGCCGGGCCGCGTGGATGTCACTGCCAGCGTGGATGATAAAACCGATGCAGAGCTGGCGGGCAATATTGTGGGCCTGCTGGGCGGTAAAGAGAACATCACGAGCGTTGGCGCCTGCATTACGCGCCTGCGTCTTGAAGTGGCGCGTTCGGAGCTGGTGGATAAAGACGGGCTGAACGGGCTTGGCGCGCGCGGCGTGGTGTTTGTGGGCGATAACGGCATTCAGGTGATTTTCGGGGCGCGCGCGCAGTTTATTGCGCAGAGCCTGTCAGGCATGACGGGGAAATAA
- the selU gene encoding tRNA 2-selenouridine synthase has product MKKDAGRRPDSDDALALITRGVTLIDVRAPVEFAQGAMPGAINLPLMNNDERAAVGTCYKQHGQQAALALGHRLVCGETREARFHAWRLACEHHPEGYLCCARGGMRSHIVQQWLCERGIDYPLVEGGYKRLRQAAMDATDRLSRLPMVLIGGCTGSGKTQLVKALPTGIDLEGLAHHRGSSFGRTLTPQRAQASFENHLAAAMLNHHARWTTLNNPFWVLEDEGKMIGANHLPAVLREQMLQAPVVVVEEPLERRLERLREEYFVQMQAAFQVALDDEAASWRAYGDYLHHGLYAIRRRLGLARYAELASLQAAALARQQRTGDTDGHFAWLAPLLESYYDPMYRYQLEKKAQHIAFRGDYHQVDAWLRRRYCASR; this is encoded by the coding sequence ATGAAAAAGGATGCAGGACGGCGGCCAGACAGCGACGACGCGCTGGCGCTAATCACGCGCGGCGTCACGCTGATTGATGTCCGCGCGCCGGTGGAGTTTGCGCAGGGCGCCATGCCGGGGGCGATAAATCTGCCGCTGATGAATAACGACGAGCGCGCGGCGGTGGGCACCTGTTACAAACAGCACGGCCAGCAGGCCGCGCTGGCGCTCGGCCACCGTCTGGTGTGCGGCGAGACGCGCGAAGCCCGGTTTCACGCATGGCGTCTCGCCTGCGAGCATCATCCTGAGGGCTATCTCTGCTGCGCCCGCGGCGGAATGCGCAGTCATATCGTTCAGCAGTGGCTGTGCGAGCGCGGCATCGACTATCCGCTGGTGGAAGGCGGTTATAAACGGCTGCGCCAGGCGGCCATGGACGCCACGGATCGCTTAAGCCGTCTGCCGATGGTGCTCATTGGCGGCTGTACCGGCAGCGGCAAAACGCAGCTGGTAAAAGCGCTGCCGACGGGCATCGATCTGGAAGGGCTGGCGCATCACCGCGGCTCGTCGTTTGGCCGGACGCTGACGCCGCAACGGGCGCAGGCCAGCTTTGAAAACCATCTCGCCGCCGCGATGCTTAACCATCATGCCCGCTGGACAACCCTCAATAACCCATTCTGGGTGCTGGAAGACGAAGGCAAAATGATAGGCGCCAACCATCTGCCCGCCGTGCTGCGCGAACAGATGCTACAGGCGCCTGTAGTCGTGGTGGAAGAGCCGCTGGAACGCCGTCTGGAGCGGCTGCGTGAAGAGTATTTTGTGCAGATGCAGGCAGCGTTTCAGGTAGCCCTCGACGATGAAGCCGCGAGCTGGCGCGCTTACGGCGACTACCTGCATCACGGGCTTTACGCCATTCGTCGCCGTCTCGGGCTTGCGCGTTACGCAGAGCTTGCCTCGCTACAGGCCGCCGCGCTGGCCCGCCAGCAGCGTACCGGTGATACCGACGGCCACTTCGCCTGGCTTGCGCCGCTGCTGGAAAGCTATTACGACCCGATGTATCGCTATCAGCTGGAAAAAAAAGCGCAGCACATTGCGTTTCGCGGCGACTATCACCAGGTGGACGCCTGGCTGCGCCGCCGCTACTGCGCTAGCCGTTAA
- the purE gene encoding Phosphoribosylaminoimidazole carboxylase catalytic subunit: MTTGVLRRMSSSHTPARIAIVMGSRSDWATMQFAAEILDALDVPHHVEVVSAHRTPDKLFSFAESAQENGFQVIIAGAGGAAHLPGMIAAKTLVPVLGVPVQSAALSGLDSLYSIVQMPRGIPVGTLAIGKAGAANAALLAAQILAQHDSALLARLENWRQKQTEEVLENPDPRGEA, translated from the coding sequence CTGACCACAGGAGTTTTGAGACGTATGTCCTCCAGCCACACCCCGGCGCGTATCGCCATCGTCATGGGTTCCAGAAGCGACTGGGCCACCATGCAGTTTGCCGCAGAAATCCTCGATGCTCTGGATGTTCCTCACCATGTTGAAGTGGTCTCCGCGCACCGCACGCCGGATAAACTGTTCAGCTTCGCCGAAAGCGCGCAGGAGAACGGGTTTCAGGTGATCATCGCGGGCGCAGGCGGCGCGGCGCATCTGCCGGGCATGATTGCCGCGAAAACGCTGGTGCCGGTGCTGGGCGTGCCGGTGCAGAGCGCGGCGTTGAGCGGGCTGGACAGCCTCTACTCTATCGTCCAGATGCCGCGCGGCATTCCGGTCGGCACGCTGGCTATCGGTAAAGCGGGCGCGGCGAACGCGGCCCTGCTGGCCGCCCAGATCCTGGCGCAGCACGACAGCGCGCTGCTGGCGCGCCTTGAGAACTGGCGTCAGAAGCAAACCGAGGAAGTGCTGGAGAATCCGGACCCGCGGGGTGAGGCATGA
- the ppiB gene encoding Peptidyl-prolyl cis-trans isomerase B — protein MVTFHTNHGDIVIKTFDDKAPETVKNFLEYCREGFYDNTIFHRVINGFMIQGGGFEPGMKQKSTKDPIKNEANNGLKNTRGTLAMARTQAPHSATAQFFINVADNDFLNFSGESLQGWGYCVFAEVVEGMDVVDKIKGVSTGRSGMHQDVPKEDVIIERVTVSE, from the coding sequence ATGGTTACTTTTCACACCAATCACGGCGACATCGTAATCAAGACCTTTGATGACAAAGCGCCGGAAACGGTAAAAAACTTTCTGGAATATTGCCGCGAAGGTTTCTACGACAACACCATTTTCCATCGTGTAATCAATGGCTTTATGATTCAGGGCGGCGGCTTTGAGCCGGGCATGAAACAGAAAAGCACCAAAGATCCTATCAAAAACGAAGCCAACAACGGCCTGAAGAACACCCGCGGCACGCTGGCAATGGCGCGCACGCAGGCGCCGCACTCCGCGACTGCCCAGTTCTTCATCAACGTTGCAGATAACGACTTCCTGAACTTCAGCGGCGAAAGCCTGCAGGGTTGGGGCTACTGCGTATTCGCAGAAGTGGTAGAAGGCATGGACGTGGTTGATAAAATCAAAGGCGTATCCACCGGCCGCAGCGGCATGCATCAGGATGTGCCGAAAGAAGACGTGATTATCGAGCGCGTAACCGTCAGCGAGTAA
- the ybbP gene encoding Uncharacterized ABC transporter permease ybbP, with amino-acid sequence MRSHAAAARRQAVGRSMTARWFWREWRSPSLLIVWLALSLAVACVLALGNISDRMEKGLSQQTREFMAGDRTLRSSRAVPQAWLDKAGEEGIAVSRQLSFSTMTFAADRPQLASVKAVDTRYPLYGTLQTRPQGLLPAPGTVLLAPRLMALLGVKPGDPVDVGDATLKVAGEVIQEPDSGFNPFQMAPRLLMNLTDVEQTGAVQPGSRLTWRYKFAGTPGALAQYERWLLPQLQPEHRWTGLEQDDSALGKSLQRSQQFLLLSALLTLLLAVAAVAVAMSHYCRSRYDLVAILKTLGAGRAALRKLIVGQWLMVLLLATLTGGAAGLLFETILMQLLRPVLPAALPEASFWPWLWAVGAMVVISLLVGARPYRLLLATQPLRVLRRDTVANLWPLKIYLPVMAFVVVALLAALMGGRMLLWAVLAGAVVLAALCGLAGWALLWGMRRLRLRSLALRLAVNRLLRQPWQTLSQLATFSLSFMLLALLLVLRGDLLDRWQQQLPPESPNYFLINIAPEQRDAVKAFLAEHQVIPQAFYPIVRARLTQINGKATAGNEDEALNRELNLTWQAERPEHNPITAGRWPPGPGEVSMEEGLAKRLNIAPGDSVTFTGDTQAFTAKVTSLRKVDWESLRPNFFFIFPPGALDGQPQSYLTSFRADKADTMLTQLNREFPTVSVLDIGAILKQIGQVLEQVSRALEVMVVLVTACGVLLLLAQVQVGMHQRRQELVVYRTLGAEKKLLRATLWSEFALLGLVAGLVAAIGAEVALGVLQTRVFDFPWEPDWRLWAMLPLCGALLLSLCGGWLGVRLLKGKALFRQFNG; translated from the coding sequence CTGCGATCGCACGCTGCGGCTGCGCGACGGCAAGCTGTGGGAAGAAGCATGACGGCCCGCTGGTTCTGGCGCGAATGGCGCTCGCCGTCGCTATTAATTGTCTGGCTGGCGCTGAGCCTGGCGGTGGCCTGCGTGCTGGCGCTCGGCAACATCAGCGACCGCATGGAGAAAGGCTTAAGCCAGCAGACCCGTGAATTTATGGCGGGCGACAGGACGCTCAGGAGCTCCCGCGCGGTGCCGCAGGCGTGGCTCGATAAAGCGGGGGAAGAGGGGATTGCCGTCTCACGGCAGCTCAGTTTTTCCACCATGACCTTCGCCGCCGACCGCCCGCAGCTGGCGAGCGTTAAGGCGGTGGATACGCGCTACCCGCTCTACGGCACGCTGCAAACGCGCCCGCAGGGGCTGCTGCCCGCGCCGGGAACGGTGCTGCTGGCGCCGCGCCTGATGGCGCTGCTTGGCGTGAAACCTGGCGATCCGGTGGACGTGGGCGACGCGACGCTGAAGGTGGCGGGCGAGGTCATCCAGGAGCCGGACAGCGGCTTTAACCCGTTCCAGATGGCCCCGCGGCTGCTGATGAATCTGACGGATGTCGAACAGACCGGCGCGGTGCAGCCCGGCAGCCGTCTCACCTGGCGCTATAAATTCGCAGGCACGCCGGGGGCGCTCGCGCAATATGAACGCTGGCTGCTGCCGCAGCTTCAGCCGGAACACCGCTGGACCGGCCTTGAGCAGGACGACAGCGCGCTCGGTAAATCGCTCCAGCGCTCGCAACAGTTCCTGTTGCTTTCGGCGCTCCTGACCCTGCTGCTGGCGGTGGCCGCGGTGGCGGTAGCGATGAGCCACTACTGCCGTAGCCGCTATGACCTGGTGGCTATTCTGAAAACGCTGGGCGCCGGACGCGCGGCGCTGCGCAAGCTGATTGTCGGTCAGTGGCTGATGGTGCTGCTGCTGGCGACCCTCACCGGCGGGGCGGCAGGGCTGCTTTTCGAAACGATCCTGATGCAGTTGCTCAGGCCAGTGCTGCCCGCTGCGCTGCCGGAAGCGAGTTTCTGGCCGTGGCTGTGGGCCGTGGGCGCAATGGTCGTGATTTCGCTGCTGGTGGGCGCGCGGCCTTATCGCTTGCTGCTCGCGACGCAGCCGCTGCGGGTGCTACGCCGCGACACCGTAGCGAATCTCTGGCCGCTGAAAATCTATTTGCCGGTAATGGCGTTCGTCGTGGTGGCGCTGCTTGCCGCGCTGATGGGCGGACGAATGCTGCTCTGGGCGGTGCTGGCGGGCGCGGTGGTGCTGGCGGCGCTGTGCGGGCTCGCGGGCTGGGCGCTGCTGTGGGGCATGCGTCGCCTGCGGCTGCGCTCGCTGGCGCTGCGTCTCGCGGTCAACCGCCTGTTGCGTCAGCCCTGGCAAACCCTGAGCCAGCTCGCCACGTTCTCGCTCTCTTTCATGCTGCTGGCGCTGCTGCTGGTGCTGAGAGGCGATCTGCTCGACCGCTGGCAGCAGCAGTTGCCGCCGGAAAGCCCGAACTATTTTCTCATTAATATCGCACCGGAGCAGCGTGATGCGGTGAAAGCGTTTCTGGCGGAGCATCAGGTTATCCCGCAGGCGTTTTACCCCATCGTGCGTGCGCGGCTGACGCAGATTAACGGCAAGGCCACGGCGGGCAACGAGGATGAAGCGCTCAACCGCGAGCTGAACCTTACCTGGCAGGCGGAACGCCCGGAACATAATCCGATTACCGCAGGACGCTGGCCGCCGGGGCCGGGCGAGGTTTCAATGGAAGAGGGGCTGGCGAAGCGCCTGAATATCGCGCCTGGCGACAGCGTCACTTTTACCGGCGACACCCAGGCGTTTACGGCGAAAGTGACCAGCCTGCGCAAAGTGGACTGGGAGAGCCTGCGGCCTAACTTTTTCTTTATCTTCCCGCCTGGCGCGCTGGACGGGCAGCCGCAGAGCTACCTGACCAGTTTCCGCGCTGACAAGGCCGATACCATGCTGACGCAGCTTAACCGGGAGTTTCCGACGGTGAGCGTGCTGGATATTGGGGCGATCCTCAAACAGATAGGCCAGGTGCTGGAGCAGGTGAGCCGCGCGCTGGAGGTGATGGTCGTGCTGGTGACCGCCTGCGGCGTGTTGCTGCTGCTGGCGCAGGTGCAGGTGGGTATGCATCAGCGCCGCCAGGAGCTGGTGGTTTACCGCACGCTGGGCGCGGAGAAAAAACTGCTGCGCGCCACGCTCTGGAGCGAGTTCGCGCTGCTTGGCCTGGTGGCGGGGCTGGTGGCCGCCATCGGGGCCGAAGTGGCGCTTGGCGTCCTGCAAACCCGCGTGTTTGACTTCCCGTGGGAGCCGGACTGGCGGCTGTGGGCGATGCTGCCGCTCTGCGGCGCGCTGCTATTGTCGCTGTGCGGCGGCTGGCTTGGCGTGCGGCTCCTGAAAGGTAAAGCGCTGTTTCGCCAGTTTAACGGCTAG
- the ybcJ gene encoding Uncharacterized protein ybcJ, whose amino-acid sequence MATFSLGKHPHVELCDLLKLEGWSESGAQAKIVISEGLVTVDGAVETRKRCKIVAGQTVSFDGQSVTVTA is encoded by the coding sequence ATGGCAACATTTTCTTTAGGTAAACACCCTCACGTCGAACTGTGCGATCTGCTGAAGCTGGAAGGCTGGAGCGAAAGCGGCGCGCAGGCGAAAATCGTGATTTCCGAAGGTCTGGTGACCGTCGACGGCGCGGTGGAAACCCGCAAGCGCTGCAAAATCGTCGCCGGGCAGACCGTCAGCTTCGACGGCCAGAGCGTCACAGTCACGGCGTAA
- the metC gene encoding Cystathionine beta-lyase, translating to MDKFATLSVHSGTHHDQHGAVMPPIYATSTYAQPAPGEHTGYEYSRSGNPTRHALERAIAELEAGSQGFAFASGLAAISTVLELLDKESHIVAVDDVYGGTYRLLENVRKRTAGLTVSWVKPDDLAALEAAIRPETRMIWVETPTNPLLKLADLEAIAGLARRRGVISVADNTFASPAIHRPLTLGFDIVVHSATKYLNGHSDVVAGLAVVGDNPELAEQLAYLQNAVGGVLDPFSSFLTLRGIRTLALRMERHSASALKIAQRLAQHPQVEKVFFPWLESHPQYALARRQMALAGGMISIVVRGDDLRAAQVIKKLRLFTLAESLGGVESLVSQPFSMTHASIPLEQRLANGITPQLIRLSVGIEDAEDLLADLEQALEA from the coding sequence ATGGATAAATTTGCAACGCTCAGCGTGCACAGCGGCACGCATCACGATCAGCATGGCGCGGTGATGCCGCCGATCTACGCCACCTCCACCTACGCGCAGCCTGCGCCCGGCGAGCATACCGGCTATGAATATTCGCGTAGCGGCAACCCGACGCGTCACGCGCTGGAGCGCGCCATCGCGGAACTGGAGGCAGGCAGCCAGGGGTTTGCGTTCGCCTCCGGGCTGGCGGCGATTTCCACGGTGCTGGAGCTGCTCGACAAAGAGAGCCATATCGTGGCGGTGGACGATGTTTACGGCGGCACGTACCGTCTGCTGGAGAACGTGCGTAAGCGCACCGCGGGGCTGACCGTTTCCTGGGTGAAACCGGACGATCTCGCGGCGCTGGAGGCGGCGATCCGCCCGGAAACCCGGATGATTTGGGTCGAGACGCCGACCAACCCGCTGCTGAAACTGGCGGATCTGGAGGCTATCGCCGGGCTGGCGCGGCGCCGTGGGGTGATAAGCGTGGCGGACAATACGTTTGCGTCGCCCGCGATTCACCGCCCGCTGACGCTTGGGTTTGATATCGTCGTGCATTCAGCCACCAAATACCTGAACGGCCACTCGGACGTGGTGGCCGGGCTGGCGGTGGTGGGCGATAACCCTGAACTGGCGGAGCAACTGGCCTATTTGCAGAACGCCGTCGGCGGCGTGCTCGATCCGTTCAGCAGCTTTCTGACGCTGCGCGGCATCCGCACGCTGGCGCTGCGTATGGAGCGGCACAGCGCCAGCGCGCTGAAGATTGCGCAGCGGCTGGCGCAGCATCCTCAGGTGGAAAAAGTGTTTTTCCCGTGGCTGGAGAGCCACCCGCAGTATGCGCTGGCGCGCCGTCAGATGGCGCTTGCGGGTGGTATGATTTCCATCGTGGTGCGTGGCGATGACCTGCGTGCGGCGCAGGTGATTAAAAAGTTGCGGCTCTTTACGCTTGCCGAGAGCCTTGGCGGCGTGGAGAGCCTGGTGAGCCAGCCGTTCAGTATGACGCACGCCTCGATTCCGCTTGAGCAGCGGCTGGCGAACGGGATTACGCCGCAGTTGATTCGGTTGTCGGTGGGGATTGAAGACGCGGAGGATTTGCTGGCGGATCTCGAACAGGCGCTGGAGGCATAA